In the Angustibacter sp. Root456 genome, GTCGAGCGAGGAGGTCTTCGCCAGCGTGACGCCACCGGCGACGTTGCCGATCACCTTGTTGGCGATGGGCTGCACCAGCGTGTTGTACGTGCTGATGATCGAGGTCTCCTGCGGGTCCTTCACGACGTCGCGGGTGACGACCACGTTGGTGCCCTCGACCGACGAGCGCTGGATGTCACCGCTGCGCAGGTTGTAGGTGAGGTTCGTCTGCGTGAACAGGCGGCCGAACGACGACGCGCTGGTGATCAGCCGCAGCTCGCCGGACGGGTCGAGCTGGCTGCAGATGTACGGCTGGTGAGTGTGACCCGAGATCACCATGTCGATCTGCGGGTCGAGCTTGCGCGTGATGTCGAGGATCGGGCTGTCGTCGGTGAGCTGGGCTCCCTTGACCCCGTCCTTCGTCTCGGTGGAGCAGGTCGCGTCGAACGGCGGCGCGACGTTGTAGGTGCCGTGCTCGGCGGTGTACGTGGTGGTCGCCGGAGTACCGCCCTGGTGGATCAGCACCACGATGGCCTTCACACCCTGGCGGCGCAGCACCGGGACGAGGGCGTTGGCGGTCTGGGCCTCGTCGGTGAAGGTGAGCCCCTCGACCCCCGACTTGGTGACGATGGTCGGCGTGTCCTTGAGCGTCATGCCGATGAAGCCGACCTTGGCGCCGTCAGCGAACGTCTTGATCCAGTACGGCGGCAGGATCGTCTTGTTGGTGCCGGAGTACTTGACGTTGGCCGCCAGGTAGGTGAAGTCGGCGCCCTCGAACTCGTGGTCGGCGCAGGAGTTCTGGTTGTTTGCGCCCGTGCCGTCGTCGATGCAGCCGCCGGACTGCATGCGCTGCAGCTCCTTGTAGCCCTCGTCGAACTCGTGGTTGCCCACGGCCGAGGCGTCGAGCCCGAGGGCGTTCATCGCCTCGATGGTGGGCTCGTCGTGGAAGGCCGCAGAGAGCAGCGGGGAGGCGCCGATGAGGTCACCGGCCGCCACCGTGACGGTGTTCGCGTGACCCTGACGGGCCTGCTTGAGGTGCGTGGCGAGGTACTCGACCCCGCCGGCGTCGACGGTCTGGGCCTTGGCCGAGTACTGGAGCGTCTTGGGGTCCTGGGTCTCGGTGTACCCGGTGGTCAGACGCCCGCCGGACCCCGACGGCGCCTCGAGGTTGCCGTGGAAGTCGTTGAACGACAGCAGCTGGATCTGGGTGAAGGGCGGCCGGTGGTCGGGCTTGCCGTGACCGTGGCCGTGGCCGTGGCCGTGACCGCCGGCCAGCGCGGACCCCGAGGACATCGTGACGGCGAGCGCGGCGGCCGAGGTGACGGCCAGGGCGCGCGCGAGCCGCCGAGTGCGAGGCGTGGACATGGGACTCCCTGTCGTTGGGTGAGGCGCTGCGTGTGCGCTCAGGCACCGTAGCCGCCGCCGGCGACAGCGGACATGCTCCAAACGTCACGAATCCCCAACGTCAGGTGACCAACAGGTGCCAACTCGCCGAGAGAGGCCACCGGCCGGCCCGTAGGCTCGGCGTGTGCCGTCCGACATCGATGCCCGCGTCGAGGTGCTCGACACCCTGTCGGCCGACGACCTCGGTGAGGTGACGTCCGTCGTGTCGGCTGCCACCGAGGCGGACGGGCTGCACCCCCTCAGTGAGCACGTGATGCTGCACCTGCCGCTCACCACCCCCGGGCCCGACCGCCACCTGCTCGTCTTCGTCTCGTCGGACGGCGCCGAGCGGCTCGGCGGGTACGCGCACCTCGACCCCACGGACGTCGTCGAGGGCGCGAGCGCGGAGGTGGTCGTGCACCCCGACGTGCGCGGGCACGGCATCGGCCGGCTCGTCGTGCAGCACCTCGAGCAGCTGAGTCCCGACGGCCGCCTGCGGCTGTGGGCCCACGGCCAGCAGTCGCCCGCTCGAGCCCTCGCCGAGTCCCTCGGCTACGTCTCGAGCCGCGAGCTGTGGCAGATGCGGCGCTCGCTGCGGGCCGCGCTGCCGCAGACCGAGCTGCCCCCCGGCTACCGGCTGCGCAGCTTCCGGCCCGGCGAGGACGACGGCGCCTGGCTCGACGTCAACGCGAAGGCCTTCGCCGACCACCCCGAGCAGGGTGCGTGGACCCCCGCCGACCTGCACCACCGCATGGCCGAGGAGTGGTTCGACCCGCAGGGATTCCTCGTGCTCGAGGGCCCGGACGGCGCCATGGCCGGTTTCCACTGGACGAAGGTGCACGGCGGCACCAGCACCTGCGACGACGGCGCCACCGCCCACGGTCACGAGCCCATCGGCGAGGTGTACGTCGTCGGTGTCTCGCCCGATCACCAGGGTCGCGGTCTGGGCCGAGCGCTGACCGTGGCCGGCCTGCGCCACCTGCGCTCGCTCGGGCTCAGCCAGGCCATGCTCTACGTCGACGCCGACAACACCTCGGCCGTACGCACCTACACCAGCCTCGGGTTCACCCGCTGGGACGTCGACGTGCAGTTCTCCCGCCCCCTCGCCCGCTCGCGGGGCGGCGTGCCACCATCGCAGTCATGAGCCTGGCGACCGAACCGGTGCGCGATCCGCACCCCGCCGAGGCCGCAAGCCGCTTCCTCGACCGCGAGACCAGCTGGCTGCAGTTCAACGAGCGGGTGCTGCAGCTCGCCGAGGACGACTCCCAGCCCCTGCTGGAGCGGGCGCGCTTCCTCGCCATCTTCGCCAGCAACCTCGACGAGTTCTTCATGGTGCGCGTGGCCGGGCTCAAGCGCCGGATCGCCACCGGGATCGCGGTGCGGTCGGCGTCCGGGCTCGAGCCGCGTGAGGTGCTCGACCAGATCGGGGTGCTCGCCCACGAGCTGATGGCACGACACGCCCGCGTCTTCCACGAGAGCGTGCGACCGCTGCTGGCCGGCGAGGGCATCACGGTGATCCGCTGGGACGAGCTCAGCGCCCACGAGCAGCAGCGGCTGCAGGAGATGTTCCGCGAGCAGATCTTCCCGGTGCTGACACCGCTCGCGGTCGACCCGGCCCACCCGTTCCCCTACATCTCCGGGCTGTCGCTCAACCTCGCGGTGATCGTGCGCAACCCCAAGACGGAGAAGGAGCACTTCGCTCGCGTCAAGGTGCCACCGCTGCTGCCGCGGTTCATCACCGTCGACGAGGTGGACGGCGTCTCGGCAGGCATCGACCCCTCGCTGGCCGACCCGTACAAGTCCCGGTTCGTGCCGATCGAGGACATCATCGCCGCGCACCTCGACCAGCTCTTCCCGGGCATGGAGGTGTTGCAGCACCACAGCTTCCGGGTGACGCGCAACGAGGACCTCGAGGTCGAGGAGGACGACGCCGAGAACCTCCTGCAGGCGCTCGAGAAGGAGCTCATGCGCCGCCGCTTCGGGCCGCCCGTGCGGCTCGAGGTCGCCGAGGACACGGACGACCACGTCCTCGACCTGCTGGTGCGCGAGCTCGGCGTCACCGACAGCGAGGTCTACCGGCTGCCCGCGCCGCTCGACCTGCGCGGGCTCGACCTGGTGGCCGACCTCGCGCGCAGCGAGCTGCGCTACCCGCCATTCGTGACCTCCACGCACCGCGACCTCACCGAGGGGGTCGAGACCAGCAAGCCCGGCGACATCCTCGCCGCGATGCGCGTGCGCGACGTGCTGCTGCACCACCCGTACGACTCGTTCTCGACGTCGGTGCAGGCCTTTCTCGAGCAGGCCGCCGCCGACCCGCGGGTGCTCGCGATCAAGCAGACGCTGTACCGCACGAGCGGTGACTCCCCGATCGTCGACGCGCTCATCGACGCCGCCGAGGCCGGCAAGCAGGTGCTCGCGATCGTCGAGATCAAGGCCCGCTTCGACGAGCAGGCCAACATCAGCTGGGCCCGCAAGCTCGAGCAGGCCGGCGTCCACGTCGTCTACGGCATCGTCGGCCTGAAGACGCACGCGAAGCTCGCCCTGGTGGTGCGCCAGGAGGCCGACGGGCTACGGCGCTACTGCCACATCGGCACGGGCAACTACAACCCCAAGACGGCGCGCCTCTACGAGGACCTCGGGCTGCTCACCACCGACGAGCGCGTCGGCGAGGACCTCACGCGCCTGTTCAACCAGCTGTCCGGCTACGCGCCGCGCACGCGGTTCAAGCGGCTGCTGGTGGCGCCCCGGTCGTTGCGCGCCGGGCTGATCGAGCAGATCGAGGGCGAGATCGCGCACGCGCTGGCCGGGCGTCCGGCGTCCGTGCGGCTGAAGCTCAACTCGATCGTCGACGAGACGGTG is a window encoding:
- a CDS encoding bifunctional UDP-sugar hydrolase/5'-nucleotidase, with protein sequence MSTPRTRRLARALAVTSAAALAVTMSSGSALAGGHGHGHGHGHGKPDHRPPFTQIQLLSFNDFHGNLEAPSGSGGRLTTGYTETQDPKTLQYSAKAQTVDAGGVEYLATHLKQARQGHANTVTVAAGDLIGASPLLSAAFHDEPTIEAMNALGLDASAVGNHEFDEGYKELQRMQSGGCIDDGTGANNQNSCADHEFEGADFTYLAANVKYSGTNKTILPPYWIKTFADGAKVGFIGMTLKDTPTIVTKSGVEGLTFTDEAQTANALVPVLRRQGVKAIVVLIHQGGTPATTTYTAEHGTYNVAPPFDATCSTETKDGVKGAQLTDDSPILDITRKLDPQIDMVISGHTHQPYICSQLDPSGELRLITSASSFGRLFTQTNLTYNLRSGDIQRSSVEGTNVVVTRDVVKDPQETSIISTYNTLVQPIANKVIGNVAGGVTLAKTSSLDPETALGRLIADAQKNDASLTAGGGAPAQIAFMNPGGIRTDLVPLANGDVTFGAAFSVQPFNNYVVAMDMTGQQILDLLEQQWSGGNATSPKILQVSEGFTYSWSASAPAGSKVDPASVKLNGTVIDPAATYRVAANSFLSDGGDNFPSFAAATNKYIGGLDIDAFASYLTAKSPYQPIATDRITQTP
- the mshD gene encoding mycothiol synthase, with the translated sequence MPSDIDARVEVLDTLSADDLGEVTSVVSAATEADGLHPLSEHVMLHLPLTTPGPDRHLLVFVSSDGAERLGGYAHLDPTDVVEGASAEVVVHPDVRGHGIGRLVVQHLEQLSPDGRLRLWAHGQQSPARALAESLGYVSSRELWQMRRSLRAALPQTELPPGYRLRSFRPGEDDGAWLDVNAKAFADHPEQGAWTPADLHHRMAEEWFDPQGFLVLEGPDGAMAGFHWTKVHGGTSTCDDGATAHGHEPIGEVYVVGVSPDHQGRGLGRALTVAGLRHLRSLGLSQAMLYVDADNTSAVRTYTSLGFTRWDVDVQFSRPLARSRGGVPPSQS
- a CDS encoding RNA degradosome polyphosphate kinase gives rise to the protein MSLATEPVRDPHPAEAASRFLDRETSWLQFNERVLQLAEDDSQPLLERARFLAIFASNLDEFFMVRVAGLKRRIATGIAVRSASGLEPREVLDQIGVLAHELMARHARVFHESVRPLLAGEGITVIRWDELSAHEQQRLQEMFREQIFPVLTPLAVDPAHPFPYISGLSLNLAVIVRNPKTEKEHFARVKVPPLLPRFITVDEVDGVSAGIDPSLADPYKSRFVPIEDIIAAHLDQLFPGMEVLQHHSFRVTRNEDLEVEEDDAENLLQALEKELMRRRFGPPVRLEVAEDTDDHVLDLLVRELGVTDSEVYRLPAPLDLRGLDLVADLARSELRYPPFVTSTHRDLTEGVETSKPGDILAAMRVRDVLLHHPYDSFSTSVQAFLEQAAADPRVLAIKQTLYRTSGDSPIVDALIDAAEAGKQVLAIVEIKARFDEQANISWARKLEQAGVHVVYGIVGLKTHAKLALVVRQEADGLRRYCHIGTGNYNPKTARLYEDLGLLTTDERVGEDLTRLFNQLSGYAPRTRFKRLLVAPRSLRAGLIEQIEGEIAHALAGRPASVRLKLNSIVDETVIDALYRASQAGVPVDVVVRGICAIRPGVPGLSENIRVRSILGRFLEHSRVFLFGGPERELADTACWIGSADMMHRNLDRRVEALVKIEDPAHVAELRGLIDIAMDDGTSSFHLGSAGTWIRHHRADDGTPLRDLQTAVAERLAKQRRKARRR